In the genome of Trichomycterus rosablanca isolate fTriRos1 chromosome 24, fTriRos1.hap1, whole genome shotgun sequence, one region contains:
- the btg2 gene encoding protein BTG2 has protein sequence MSSGMRPEIVPEIKAAVSFICRFLRSSGVLTETQLQVFKECLQQALSDHYRHHWFPDRPQKGSGYRCIRINHEMDPVIGRVACRVGLSGERLFSLLPRELTLWIDPYEVSYRIGEDGSICVLYESEPPAPAPSLPSFGPLECRNRFLMGGRTSPPKHYLMTVSS, from the exons ATGAGCTCCGGGATGAGGCCTGAGATCGTTCCTGAGATTAAAGCTGCGGTCAGTTTCATCTGCAGGTTCCTCAGGAGCAGCGGAGTTCTGACTGAAACACAACTGCAGGTCTTTAAAGAGTGTCTACAGCAAGCACTGTCAG ATCACTACAGGCACCACTGGTTCCCAGACAGACCTCAGAAGGGCTCCGGTTACCGCTGCATCCGGATCAATCACGAGATGGACCCTGTGATCGGCAGGGTGGCGTGTCGGGTGGGTCTGAGCGGCGAGCGGCTCTTCTCTCTCCTCCCGCGAGAACTGACTCTGTGGATCGACCCGTACGAGGTGTCCTACAGGATCGGAGAGGACGGTTCCATCTGCGTCCTGTACGAATCGGAACCTCCCGCGCCCGCACCCTCGCTGCCCTCGTTCGGCCCTCTGGAGTGCAGGAACCGCTTCCTGATGGGCGGCAGGACCAGCCCCCCCAAGCACTACCTCATGACCGTGTCCAGCTGA